The following are encoded in a window of Miltoncostaea marina genomic DNA:
- a CDS encoding heavy-metal-associated domain-containing protein has translation MPVTERTYTVAGMTCGHCRTAVEQEVGAVPGVAEARVDLEAGRLTVRGEDVDDAAVAAAVDEAGYEVVA, from the coding sequence ATGCCGGTCACCGAGCGCACCTACACCGTCGCCGGGATGACGTGCGGTCACTGCCGCACCGCGGTCGAGCAGGAGGTCGGCGCCGTGCCGGGCGTCGCGGAGGCCCGGGTCGATCTCGAGGCCGGACGCCTCACCGTGCGCGGCGAGGACGTCGACGACGCGGCCGTGGCCGCCGCCGTCGACGAGGCCGGCTACGAGGTCGTCGCGTGA